AAATCTACATTAAATTGAATTTGAAAGAAGGATCAGTGTAAAGGAAAAGAAGGCTGATGGATAAGATCTCTAAATAACATCTCATCCATCGACCTTTCATCATAAGCTCAAAGAAAGAAGTGAAATGAAAGATTTACCTTACAGAAGGAAACAAAAGAAGAGAAAAGGGAAAGTTATTTTCTAATGATTATGCTTTGCATTAGCTTAGTAGTGCAGTATTGTTTGATAGATACTaatgttcattattttagtataataaacttttatggaGACAGGCACATGTAAGTTACCATTTATCttttgtagtgattttttttaatatttatttttaagatatattttttttactaaatttcttatttttaaatacaacctctaattaaaaaaaaaaaaaaaaaatataaaaaaagacaagaaattcaatcaaagcaaaagttaatataattctTCAGTTTTACTTTGGATTTAGATAACCAATGCAACCATTAGCTGTTGTACTAAACCTAAGCAACAGTAAAATTCTCAGTCAGAAATTATTCATATTCAGCTCCTTTCTTCTGTTACATTACTAAAAAGTATTATTCATTATCAAATTTACCAGACACAGGACAACACAAAATCtctatagaaataaataagaactaCCAAATCCTCACCTTTGACTGATTAGATTATGTATAGAGAAATTTAAAGTCTAACTTTTTtgatgattttcattaattttttttttaaatttatttatataaaattatatttaaataatctaaaattaataattgtattgtatgttttctttttacagaatGAACCCATCACTAATGATGACAACTGCTGCATTATTACTTGGAACACTTGTTCTCCTCTCTGTCACACAAGCATCTGAGAGTGCTCCATATCCCTCTgggtaaataatttctattagttaatatcaaattatttacaaagatttgtgttttataattataattagatttaacAAATTTGGAGGAatctaaacaagataattatgcaaattttacaatttttctctaacATTATAAATCTGAATTCATCAAACTTTTAATCTAATGGTAGTTCACAGTTTTCCATAGGCAACAAGTATTACACAATGACAtcagtatgaaaattaaaaagtggtTATATGAAACTGGTCCCAGTGTAACAAATGCTAATGTCTGCACTTAgacattaagttaaattttttattatcattcatgTAATTAAATCATCTGTTGAAAAATTGtacatttcatcaaaaaaaaatacagaacagGACACTACATCAGGAATAAAATTCAGTactattaaaaaatggttttttgttaactgatttttttttttttacaaactaatattttagaacaTTATTACCAACTAGTTATTACACTACGCAACAGTGAAGTCATCAAACTACAATGTTCCGGCAACTTATTGTGTCTTCCCCACCTTctaaaccataaaaatatatatttttttaattattgaatgtaaaTTTGATGTTTCTCACTAAAGATAGATAacaatgttatataatataaattatcatgTCTCTCAAAGAGTgacagacaatttaaaaaattatagcctaataaattaatactggtttaaattaaaagagatttCATTAAAGTTCAATATAATCAGTTAAGCCACTCTAAGTTACAGGCTAaaagaaacaggaaaaaatagGAATTGTACTTTTAATATGAACGAATAAGCCCTAAAAAAGCTCAatctttatcagaaaaataaacaaatggagacagtttttattaatttttaattatgaatcatcttaatttatatagaaggctacttataaattataatgattatataataatcgttttaaattatgattctagtaattttagaattttgccaaacatagattttattttatcattttacaaacAAGTATGCAAGCACTTAAGTTTGTGTATGTGACttgagagtatatatatatatatacaaaagagtATAAGATAGAGCAGTGGAATAACAAACACTTAAAGGAGGGATTGTAAAATCTCCCTTCCCCTTACATGCCATATGGTATGTTTTGcaccattttcataaaattattagtgGGTGTTCagacaacagaaaattaaatttacttagtaTCTATGCATTATCAGCATAATAAATTCACTTGTTTACATACAGGATGGTGAAACATTTCAAGTAATTaagttttctatttcttttatggatgataaattatacattttacactaTATTTACAATATGTGAGCTGAAAATTTGCCCCTTGCCGACTGCACTGTGTAGTACTAATCATTATACTGTACTAGTTTCCtgtgtttgcattttatgtaCAAATGTGTCATGTTAAGATGAAATTATCTAGttagataatacaaaaaatgttctCACCCGTGCTGCCTAAACCAGCTGACAGTCTGGTTGACAAAGAGAGGAGCAAGCCTTCAGCTCACAGCTCACTTAGTGTATATTTAGAAAGAAATCAGTTTTTTGACGCTACAGGACCTGGGTTCAAGTTTAGCTGAATTTGAATGTTCCTATTGCAAGTTTAGTTTGATCTCTGGGATTCAACTGATGTTGGTCacaggttaaaataataaaatactccaATTCAAGGCATTCCTTCTCTGGGTTGACAATCCCCTCTTTTTTCTTCCCTTTCTctattttattcttcttccttAGATTAGGATTAGCTGCTGCCCTGGTTCTATCTGTGATGTTACCCAACGTAGCACATTCTACTAAAGATAGAATAGCCTCTTCTTTATTGGAATTCAGTGGGGTAGCAACACTCCTAATTACTTGTGTTCATGTATCCTAGGATTCTGTTTCCTACTCAGAAGTTGTACAATAGCCAAACTAGCAGTTTGGGTACCTACTGGGTAATATCAGTCCTTGTATTTCTCAAAAAAAGTAACCCAATTCGGTATTAATATCAGTTCAACTTAATCTTCACaagattaatattttgaatatacatCTAATTCCATCCTCATCTGATAAAGtagttaaaatacaaaagttttatttacatcttaatattttttaactgtgatTTATGGGAAccagttgattaatttttatggctCTGACTATAAAATTTTACTCTGACCTGATATAACTTGACTccaatattttacagaattagattttaagaaaatgcaGTTCACCATCTTATTCAAGTCCTGTTGTATAACatgtcttaataaatatttataaaaagaaaaaatattgtgaaattttattcagttcatATTTCTTTCTGCTTTAATTTTAGAGTTATAATATTTGTAGTAAGATGCAGAATAAGGAACAGAAATACTACAATAATAGTTGTAATTTAAGTATTGAAACcctcagtaaatattttaactcCTTCCATTTGACTAGGTTCCTCTTGCCAAAATTGATTTTTCCTTagaaattttctgaattaaatctGATGAAAACTATTACatgtatctttttaataaaattataattgcataATCGCTAGAAGAACTTGGCTTATACTATGACTTTAAACCATCTCAACTTGAATTCTAGTAAAACtcaatttttacttaagaaaCAGAGTAATTTAGAGCTCAACAACTAGCAAGTTCTAAATTGCCTACAAACAAGTGTGACAAGATGCAGAACGAATCTTGCTAAGTGGGGGTATGCTAAAGGATTGACCCAAAATACAACTGTGGATTAACCCAAGTCTATGAACACCTACTGATATGTCCTctgataattaaatcattaagtgatccattaatttatttttatttactaatcagtcactttataaattttcaaacagaaacagggaaattttttttaattgtcaaacTGGGAAGTGAAgtttttttgaacatatttatataaaccatATTTCTATAATGTTTCTATATTTTGATCTTGGATTATACtcaaaaaatttgatgatttttgggCATGGGACATCGACATACTAATCAGTAAAATCATAAACTGACTTTACTTTGTATTGATtgtaaagattaatattttcatggtACTGTCacttctgaagaaaaaaaatcaataaatataatacgtATGAAAAAACATTGTTGTtcatttctctttatattttcatcaatgttttgattaagaaaaaaattgaaaatgaaaatttatttttttgcctgATAAActgtcatacaatttttttaagcaagcatataaaaagatttttatcctttttttatccaaatattattaatattcagttttatattaaagaataaaatgaaaaacaaaagataaaaggGTTACCCATCATATCAGGAGAAGTATATTTTGATGGAGTTatgtatgaaagaaaaaatgatgCACAAAGAGAggataaaatgtattttgaataaaaaggcAAGTGATGAATAGAATGATCTCTTGCTGCTTTCTTGTTTATTCTATCCTGAATGAAGACAAACAGTACTTTAGCTGTATGTGTGTTATTAACAATGAAACAAGATATGACAGCAACAAGTATTCAAGTCAACAAACAACAAAGAACTGTTTTTATATCTATATGcatatgtgtgtttgtgtttactCCATACTGCATGTATACATgcataaattttgatttctttgtaagttcatgtatgtatttattggtaaagttattttattatatatatttctgattattatgttttataataatgaaaaataaaaacccaatAACAAAGAACGTAAATTCATATGGGAATATCAACACagtatcatttaatatataacaaaatttgtcATCAACATTCATTCAACATAATGTAaactttctgttgttttttttttttatgactgatattttctctgaaaaagataatagaaattgtagtaatttaattatttaattgtataatttttagtcAGTTTATTCTTCAGTGCTTTATCTGTTGACATATTTGTCATATACTCACATGATGTATAAATCGCATATGTTGTTGTTGAAAGAAATTATCTGAACTCATTATTGTTAGAAATAGGCAATTAACCATGTTCATTAACTGGTTATCATTTTCAAATGTATATCAGCTACTCTCAAATTTAATTCCCAACAAgactttgatatttttatctctttcattctttaaattcgttttggtttgatattttttcttacatcatttcattcatctcattaaaatgcacaaaaaataaTGTCAAAGGATATGTAATCTATCTTTTATGTAATCTATCATATTATCTTTTATGCACAATTACAGTCACTTTTTGGTGGAGAATCTTatatcatatgaaaaatgtcaagcttAACCAAATTTCAAAGCCAGAACCTCAAAGATTAAACACTGAGATTCAAGCTACAAAGATCAGCAGTAATAAtaaaagccaaataaaataattataataataaaaataaaatagaatttatcaacacaatcattttttattttgttcttgaaatatattgttttaaacatgATGAGTACAATCTCTGAAGTTGCTTAACTTCGTCTTAAATGATTTGGAGAAGTGGAAAGTGTTTCTTTCTTCACAGaaagaaacatattttgaaataaaatctacttaaaaattgaaatgaatactaaaattaattttattattctttgcaCTTACAAACTGAAGAaggtagtttaatattttattatataaaaatattttaactaattcaacAGTAATTATATCATGTAATTCACTAGTAATTATATAGTGTGTTTTCTCTAGTTAACCATTATTACCATTCTCTAACAACAACATTCTGGTCACTGAACATTGGATGTAACAGAGTCGGAGTACCTTGTTATGTATCAAATGAACAAGGCATCAAACTGTAGATCCTAACTAAGTACAGCTACACCAAATTTCATGGAAACTTCAAGATCATAATAAACTCAATGTAAACACACGACATGCACTGACATAATTTGTACTAATgattaatatattgataaatattaaatactattctTAACTAAAATATAGCAATAAACAACAAAGGGTGTGTCAGTCTATATACAGACAACATTTAAGTATGATTATCATATGttaattgttacataattttgttttagatctAAAGGGTATATGGGTGACATGGAAAGTGAACCTGATCCAGAATTGATGTTGGAAATTCTTGCACGACTTGGACAATCAATAATTAGAGCAAATGACCTCGAGAAGTACGATaagtataagtaaatataaataaatatattcattatgtttttaataatgtaatggtatttattattataaatatttatacattcttaAACAGCTTAGCAAATTGCATCCTAGCCacagaaaatagttattttattaaaactaattattgcGTTGTGCtaactgcttttattttattctcctgcttttatttctgtttttcaacaaaaataaataacataaatctcCAAAAAcagtaaatggaaataaaaaaaagtgataagtaTTGCTAATTAATtggttttaatgtttaaaagttaaaaattacaatatagtaGTGATAATATTAACACATAAatcatcaataatattaaattttattaaagctaaaataaaataaaaagacacaaACTGTGGGTAGTGATATCATTTAATTCAACTCATTTAGAGTGATGTATGTTCATAGACAGTTATTAATCTACTGATATTTATCTTTTCAGCTGTATTTCTAATACTAAATGCAGTAATTAAttgatcttaaaataaaattgagtaaatcatcttaaaataaaatcaatggaTTTCAAAATCAAATCAATCATAGAATCaatcatatgaaaatatttgattgATAAAACTAGAGTTAAATCTTTTGTGTGTATGTTACCATTTCAAGGCacacaaacagaaattaaaaagccTACACTCTCCCAAAGTCATTCCaatgtctttttatttaatttaccctctaaaaatattttttatgatttttttttctatgatatgTTTCTCTTAGATTAGGAAAGCTATCTAAGAAAGTTTTCTTcaataagaatgaaaaatgttttgtataacaaatttttagtaaaaatttattatatctttataaacatatttttttagttaatatatctATCTTCAcacacaattatattttataagttccATCATAACCTACTGTATAAATGagatttatgaaaaagtaattaagaaaatacaGTGTGTAAAtggtatttatgaaaaattagttaagaaaatacaatacaataactgGCAATAGCTAATTAATAAGATGGTCATCTATTAATcaacacaattttataaaattccttcttttccaaggcaatattattaaaaacattagaaCAAAGAACAAATGACATTGTAGGTTATATTATAAACTTGCTATTTTCTAATACTGTATTTATACAACAAAGAATATGAAGCATTAGGAATTCAATAACTCTTATCATGTTAGCATTCATTCCTACATGGTGAGCGGGATAAAATAGTGTATTGATAGGGCAAAACATTATCAggttatgtgtaaaaaatttagcaaaaaggGGTGAATACTTTGGtacatttaataaagtattgAGAGCAGGAGAGCAGTTcaacaaaactttatatattaatgaaatgtgCTTGCAATAAAACATTACTTATACAACAAAATCTTTGTAAGagtgtgttaaaaataaagttgtaagactcaaagtaaacaaaattcaTGCAGCTCTTCGATATTCTGCAACTGATACTGATTTTGTTGAATGGTGATTGGAAAATATAATCATcccaaatacagaattaaatatgCAGACATTATAGATgcatatttattgtttgtttaattttttgtaagagtatatttattttcaataaaataatattttatcctgattgatatataatattacataggTTATATAAAGATTGCGTGCTACATCATGCGCCAATCAAAAGGAGTCACATGCaaacaagtgaaaaaaatataaaatataatcccCCAAAAAAATTT
This DNA window, taken from Lycorma delicatula isolate Av1 chromosome 7, ASM4794821v1, whole genome shotgun sequence, encodes the following:
- the Dh31 gene encoding diuretic hormone class 2 isoform X1; this translates as MNPSLMMTTAALLLGTLVLLSVTQASESAPYPSGSKGYMGDMESEPDPELMLEILARLGQSIIRANDLEKYDKYNVKRGLDLGLSRGFSGSQAAKHLMGLAAANYAGGPGRRRRSVSFQEA
- the Dh31 gene encoding diuretic hormone class 2 isoform X2, which gives rise to MNPSLMMTTAALLLGTLVLLSVTQASESAPYPSGSKGYMGDMESEPDPELMLEILARLGQSIIRANDLENVKRGLDLGLSRGFSGSQAAKHLMGLAAANYAGGPGRRRRSVSFQEA